The Paramisgurnus dabryanus chromosome 17, PD_genome_1.1, whole genome shotgun sequence genome includes the window aactttgatgcaccTAATGCTCCAAAATTTGTCACATATTATTTAATAGGAGTCTGCAGGAGGTAGTGATTCTTTCAACGTGATGTCACGAGAATTCGTaagtattttatgagttggctaattcgtataaatTTGTATGAAGCGAATCGTACAAAATGTATGATtgttaaacaaaacaataatgaaacctgACCCTAACAGGAgcaaaagcaaatcgtacaaaacgTACAAATGTAGtcgtacgaattagccacctcgtaaaatatgtacgaattgccACAAGACTGCGTTGATTTGTATAgcagttggctaatttgtaaaATCCGAACTAAGTGAATCgcacaaaaatgtatgattattataaaaaaataataatgaaaccAGATCCCTGACCCTAACATCAGAAGCGAaagcaaaatgtacaaaaacgTACAAATGTAGTCGAATAAATTAGACtcctcgtaaaatatgtacgaattgccatgagactGCATTGGTTTCTTTAGTAGTTGGCTAATTTATAAAAATCTGCACTAAGCGAAtcacacaaaaatgtatgattattatAAGAAAACAATAATTAACCAGACCCCtgaccccaacatcacaggagCGAAAGCAAAacgtacaaaaacatacaaatgtagTCAAACGAATtggccacctcgtaaaatatttACGAGTCGCCATGAGACTGCGATGATTTCTTTAGCAGTTGGCTAATTTTATAAATCCGTAAAAAGTGATTGGTACGAAAATGTACGactattataaaaaaacaataatgaaactagACCCCAAGTTCGCAGGAGTGAAAGAAAATCGTACGAAAACGTACAAATGTAGTCGTACAAATTTGCCACCTTTGTAAAACATGTATGAATTAAGACTACGTTGGTTTTTTGAGTATTTTTATAGcaatttattgtgttttaacaTCAATAATAATACGGAAAACATAAAGTGCCTTTTTCCAAGCTTTTCCTAAGTTactgaacaaaaatgtaatcaCATTACATCcacaataacaacaacaattacAATATTTTCTTATTGTCCTTGTTATTTGGgaagtttgtttgtttcttttattgACTTTGTGTAAGTTTTCTTTCTACTTCCACAGATAAAATGAGTTAACATTTGCAGCGACGAAACCTCAACTTAGACTCTATAACCAAGTGTGCTCCCATATTAAAGTCCTACAAATGAAAAAAGTTAAAGTAGTCATATACGACATGCTTTTACTTCGCGCATCGCCGACCTGTACATTATCAGCAAAATGCCATCTAGTATGACAAATATGTTCACAGACAGATATAATGGGTCATTAAAGGTAGAGCTGATGCTATTGGATGTGGTCAGACTGACACAGGGTTTATTTACTTTCCCCAGGTGCCACGGGATAAGAGAACAATATCCCAGCCAAAGACTGACGTCCTGGGCTCTGATGTGGATCCCAACAAAAGGTGAAGCTTGCATCAAAGATGCTATAGTGAAAGCCATTTTTCCCATACTGAGATGATGAGACCCTAGTTTGCCATGATTAGTACTATACGTATTACATGTAGACCCATCAACAAAGGTCAATAAAGTCATGTCATTATGCTTGCATAATGCTTTGTTATATCGCCATACTTTTGTCTGTCTCTACAACAGGAATCTATTGACTCCTCTTCAAGACACGTCCATGCCATCAGCTGAGAACCGAATCCAGGTTTTGAAAGGAGTTCCCCTAAACATCGTACTTCCAGCGAACCAGCTCGCCCAGGACAAGAGGTCCCTTTTCCCTGCACCCGATACTACCGTGACAGTGTCCATCGCGGCCGTCCCGAACTTCCCCGTGAAGACAGAGGGTCAGTCGCACGGGTTCTCTGTCACGGTCCCCAACCCTCACTGCTCAGAGCCAGACAGCCATACGGTGGTGTTCGACCGCCAGCTCGCCCACACCCAGTTCAGTCCTAACACACAGCCTCGTACCCCAGACTCGACGTTCACAGAAACCTTCAAAGACGGGACTTCAGAAGTGAGTGCTCTGTTCGTTCTCACACTCTCCATCTCTCCTGTCTCCCACCCTCAGACAATACTTCATTTACGGGCGACATGGTTGCAAGCCCCCTCCCTATTTTTATTTGAACACGGCAAAATAGCAGCAAGCATGTCATTATACCATTGTCTCTCTTACACAATAAAGTGCTGTATTTTCCTCTCACACAATAGCTGGGaccttttctttctctctctcttattcTCGTTCCCTCTCTCTACCTTCTCTCTTTTTTACCCTAAAGGGAGGATTTCCTTAGAAATGATAGTACCACAAAACCTTACACACAAACAGGGTGAGCCGTTTGTTTTTGCTTTGGCTCAGCAATCAGCTTTCTCTCGTGGACTGAAAGCGCGGCGGTGCGGTGGTTGTTTGCGCTAAAGCCAGGCCCTCATGCCCCTCTTTTGTCCTCTACAGGTGTTCTCGTTCCCAGGAGATCTCCAGTTACGCATGGCCTCCATCACGCCGGAGGACTACGGCGCTTTTGACACGGTGTCTGGGTAAGTGGACGTCCTTTGATGGATCTCCTGGGAGTTTGCAATTACATCATCTGCATGTGACAATGAACAAACTGTTCAAATAGAAGCATTGCGACTAGCGCTCGTGGCCTTTGAGTATCTGAAAGTCAAACTACAGTACAACAAATATAAACTGCCATTTCCTTATAAATGCAAACAGGGAAATTGTAACGCGTGTGTATTTGTTTTGTGATGAGTGTTAGCACAAATAGAGCATGAATTAAGGACTCTTTTTTTTGTATGATCAACAGTAACAATTTCGAGTATACGTTAGAGGCCTCCAAGTCCCTCAGACAGAAGTCTGGCGATGGCACAATGACGTACCTCAACAAGGGCCAGTTTTACCCCATCACCCTTAGGGAAACCGATAATGGAAAACTGCTGCATGGCCCCATCTGTAAAGTCAGGGTAAGATGAGTGTATTTGTTTTTGGGGTTTTTGTACTTGCATGTATTTGCAAGACAGTTCTCCAGAACAGTTGATCCTGATTGGTCAGTAACAACATCCCCCAGTCTTATATTCATTATGCTGTGTTCATACCAAACGCAAATACAGCGTAAAATTTGCATCTACAGCGTCTAGAATGCATTCAAAATAGACGCGAAATAGTCGCGCATAAACAGCAAGCGTTTGAAGCGAGATTGcgaaaatccgcttcttgtgggaggggaaAGGAGTGACTTTGGGCTCCTGGTTAACGTGGCGGGAATTGACGCCAAacttcaaatttttcaactcgggtgTCAGACGCAATTCTGTATACCGCACCTCGCTAAACGTCTCATTCGCGCTGCGAGACCTCTAGACACGCATAAACGCATCATTACAgggacttaacattgaaataattAGCAACAGACGCTctattcgcgtttggtgtgaacgcagcattagtcattacactgtaaaaagttggatcaacttaaaaaatttctTCAATTGATAACACCTAAAAAGTATGTTTATTCGACTTAtatgtttaagttaaaaataatttaagttaaaaaatgtaagttaaaaaaactttttagatGTGAAGTTGATCCatctttttactttttacagtgtactgcaTATCTGAAGTGATCCAGGCTAATTTACCAGTTATACACATATAACTGTTAAATTTTATCATATCAACATATTTTATGTTagtttaacttaacaaattaagttaaacaattgcAACTTGTTTTTCTACATTTTTCTAATACAAGTCAAAACTTGTAAAAgtatgttgaattgacttgcaaaattAAGCTGTTTAAACTTCACGCTGCAtttaaaaatgcacattttatgTAGGTTAACaactcaaaaacattttaaatcattttaaagatATGAGAAATGGTCTAGATGTGAGATTATAAGTATACAGTAGCATACTCTGTAGACTGTGCAAACATCCGTTTTAAGTGTGCATGGTcaaaaaaattgtcataaatGGTCCCCACTGGGGCACTGCCCTTTAAAAAAGTCCTATATATCCCTCTGAGGTagtaatatgcactctttaggttcAATTTTGGgaaaggtactgccccagtgacagctagggaccattttcttacagtttttacagttttatgaaattcaagtaggaaataaaatcatgttgttTTACAGAGTGTTGTGATGGTAGTGTTCGGAGAAGAGAAAAGCAGAGACGACCAACTCAAGCACTGGAAATATTGGCACTCGAGACAACACACAGCCAAGCAGAGATGTATTGATATCGGTGAGGACCTCTTAAGCATCTTCAGTCTTTGATCGGTCACACTGTCGTTGTGTTTGCTTTTCTGGGTAGTTCAGGGTGGAGTACAGATAGACTGTATCCACTGTACATGTACACAGTGGGGGCTGCAGGTGGGGACTGGACAATAGATCAGACTTGACTGAAAGATGGGAACGCCAATTGTACTCTAAGGTCCACGTTAAACACATCAAAGATGAGTCCTGTAAAGCATAAAGGGTACACAGCATTATCTTGCTTTCAATGAAAGGTGACCTCTAAAGGGAAGAGATTTTCATTcaattttcattatttttttgtaaagcaCATTGTTACACAGAAGTTTTATAGAAATATTTCGATGTGATGTGAGAAATTGTATAAAACATATtgctgcactgcaaaaaatgattttcaagaaaaaaattcttagtatttttgacttgttttcagtaaaaatatctaaaaatccttaaagcgtaactaaacccctggtcagagcctgactccacccactgcaatatttgaaaaatgcaagaaaagtgggcagatcccaacggagatagaggggacgaactaagtgtgtgttgagatcgtaacaagggcgtggtgagcttgaacctgcttacgtcacgagtcatttcttggacccaacatccaataggaaaattcaactgcagtagccaccgttcaacctgaagagggcagcactcagacgtttttacaccatatattgtagtattgaaacactttatatccaaatgtcaaaaaacttactaaaatcaatgaacagcactaataaagcctcattcttacagatcattaactaaaaaaagttggtttggggtttagttactctttaaattaagatgctttttcttgatgagccaaacaacccaagaaaataagtctagtttttagaccaaaaatatcacatttaagtgattttgtgcataaatcaagcaaaaaaatctgccaatggggtaagcaaaaaatcttgaacatttttcttaaacagtaaattcaagaaaaatgtgcttaccccattggcagattcttttgcttgttttatgcacaaaatcacttaaatttgatatatttggtctaaaaactagacttattttcttgggttgttttgctcatcaataaaaatcatcttaatttaagaattattagatatttttactgaaaacaagaataaaaaactaaaacattttttcttgaaaatcattttttgcagtatggCTAGATTAAGCTATTTCTTATTCACCATCCAATTTAACTCATCACTAAATTGGATAGTtcaccccccccaaaaaaaaacaattatccCGTCATCACTTACTAAGCAatctgcttgttttaagcacaaattcgcttaaattttatatattttttctaaaaacgacacttattttcctaggtcatttttgctcatcaagaaaatacatcttaacttaagaatttgtagataattttactaaaaacaagacaaaaatactaagtaagaaaataattttttgcagtgtggtaaACACACaattgacggtacccattgacttccatagtatttactttttgtgctatggaaatcaatgggtgccatcaactgtgtgcttactgtaccatcatttatcaaaatatcttcttttctgTTCAAAAGAAATTTTAaggtaaattatgacagaattttcattttctgtcatcattaaacAAAATCAAAACTTTGTATTTGCCATAGAAATAATgtcaaatatttaaacatattaatttaAATCAAAAGGACTTTAAGAGTCCATCCTAATTCAGTGTGACCAACCTATGATCTGTGACTGTTCATATAAACCATTTAGCTTTCATTTTTTTAgttgcttttatttaaaatactcAATACAATTCAATTGCGGTCATAAAACCACTCTACCTGTCAAATGGCTATGATTATATAATAAAGGCATTATTCTCTTCCCAATTTATCTCTTCTCTCACAAATTAAACACCGTTATCCTTTCTTGTCTCCCACAGCGGACTACAAAGAAAGTTTCAACACCATCAGTAATATTGAAGAGATTTCATACAACGCCATTTCATTCACATGGGACATCAACGAGGAAGCAAAGGTAATTTTGGACATTATGAGATATATGGAATACGAGCAAAAAAATTGGttttctgtgaaaataaatacataaatgatcaccaaaacatgttttaaaaatattgctCAGATTTCTCGGTATGTAGTTTGGTATGTTGTACGTAGAAAAAAAAGCTTAAAATAGACATGACCATAACTAAAGTAGAGGTTTACTCTTAAAATAGACTCAATACTAAACTCTTTGATTTCACAAACAAAGCGTCTATTCAGGCAAAACAAACCTTTACATATAAGGTGTCACAAAAATTCTAAGGAAGGGTCTTTCCAAGATTGTTTTCCCAGCCATTATTTACCATCCTCAAACAACAGGTTTCAACTTTAAACCTTTGTGTTGAGGTGAAGATGTTGGACTGATGGAGATATTTGGTGCCTCCTTAAATGATGTGAACTTTGTGGCGTACGTGCAGATGTAAGGCTGATGATTTTTTTCGGACCATTAGGGCCTGTCAACACTATTGTTGCTTAATTGATGCATTTATGGGGAGACGTTTAGGTGACGCACCCAGCGCTGGCGGTAAGAATGAG containing:
- the grhl1 gene encoding grainyhead-like protein 1 homolog isoform X2, with product MSQEHDNKRAVLVLQNDPAYSQRRPFTSEDEAWKSFLENPLTAATKAMMSINGDEDSAAALGLLYDYYKESAGGSDSFNVMSREFVPRDKRTISQPKTDVLGSDVDPNKRNLLTPLQDTSMPSAENRIQVLKGVPLNIVLPANQLAQDKRSLFPAPDTTVTVSIAAVPNFPVKTEGQSHGFSVTVPNPHCSEPDSHTVVFDRQLAHTQFSPNTQPRTPDSTFTETFKDGTSEVFSFPGDLQLRMASITPEDYGAFDTVSGNNFEYTLEASKSLRQKSGDGTMTYLNKGQFYPITLRETDNGKLLHGPICKVRSVVMVVFGEEKSRDDQLKHWKYWHSRQHTAKQRCIDIADYKESFNTISNIEEISYNAISFTWDINEEAKIFISVNCLSTDFSSQKGVKGLPLNLQIDTYSYNNRSNKPIHRAYCQIKVFCDKGAERKIRDEERKQSRRKVGADVKVPLLHKRSDITIFKTMTDFETQPVLFIPDIHFSTFQRHPFSPEDTEEGSGMKRLTYAEEEFGTPPNKLARMDEPKRVLLYVRKETEEVFDALMLKTPTLKGLVEAISEKYEVPLEKMGKVYKKCKKGILVNMDDNIIKHYSNEDTFQIQMEEMGGMIKLTLTEI
- the grhl1 gene encoding grainyhead-like protein 1 homolog isoform X5 → MMSINGDEDSAAALGLLYDYYKESAGGSDSFNVMSREFVPRDKRTISQPKTDVLGSDVDPNKRNLLTPLQDTSMPSAENRIQVLKGVPLNIVLPANQLAQDKRSLFPAPDTTVTVSIAAVPNFPVKTEGQSHGFSVTVPNPHCSEPDSHTVVFDRQLAHTQFSPNTQPRTPDSTFTETFKDGTSEVFSFPGDLQLRMASITPEDYGAFDTVSGNNFEYTLEASKSLRQKSGDGTMTYLNKGQFYPITLRETDNGKLLHGPICKVRSVVMVVFGEEKSRDDQLKHWKYWHSRQHTAKQRCIDIADYKESFNTISNIEEISYNAISFTWDINEEAKIFISVNCLSTDFSSQKGVKGLPLNLQIDTYSYNNRSNKPIHRAYCQIKVFCDKGAERKIRDEERKQSRRKGKCPEVNPPLGNFGADVKVPLLHKRSDITIFKTMTDFETQPVLFIPDIHFSTFQRHPFSPEDTEEGSGMKRLTYAEEEFGTPPNKLARMDEPKRVLLYVRKETEEVFDALMLKTPTLKGLVEAISEKYEVPLEKMGKVYKKCKKGILVNMDDNIIKHYSNEDTFQIQMEEMGGMIKLTLTEI